In Perognathus longimembris pacificus isolate PPM17 chromosome 3, ASM2315922v1, whole genome shotgun sequence, a single window of DNA contains:
- the Trmt2a gene encoding tRNA (uracil-5-)-methyltransferase homolog A isoform X2 — protein MEDCGPDSGSAVDSPTAPAPQDLGAEPGAATGPESQPGLYSYIRGDLFTSEIFKLELQNVPRHASFSDVRRFLGRFGLQPHKTKLFGQPPCAFVTFRSAAERDKALRVLHGALWKGRPLSVRLARPKADPMAKKRRQEGEGEPPTAQIADVVTPLWTVPYAEQLERKRLECEQVLQRLAKEIGNTNRALLPWLLTQRHKHNKACCLLEGVRPSPQQTEYRNKCEFLVGVGVDGEDNTVGCRLGKYKGGTCAVASPFDTVHIPKATKQVVKAFQEFIRSTPYSAYDPETYAGHWKQLTVRTSRRGQAMAIAYFHPQKLSPEELTSLKASLVHYFMQGPGRTSGVTCLYFVEEGQRKTPSQEGLPLEHVAGDQCIEEDLLGLTFRISPHAFFQVNTPAAEVLYTVIQDWVQLDRESTVLDVCCGTGTIGLSLAQKVKRVIGIELCQEAVEDARANAQTNELNNVEFHCGKAEDLVPTLVNRLGSQQLVAILDPPRAGLHSKVILAIRRAENLKRLLYVSCNPRAAMGNFVDLCRAPSNRVKGTPFRPVKAVAVDLFPQTPHCEMLIQFERMEYPNGTEVLGHEDPPAEPPPEPHLDTAQETAAF, from the exons ATGGAGGACTGTGGTCCGGACAGTGGCAGTGCCGTGGACAGCCCTACAGCCCCCGCACCCCAAGACTTGGGAGCAGAGCCTGGGGCGGCTACTGGACCCGAGTCCCAGCCCGGACTCTACAGCTACATCAGGGGTGACCTATTCACCTCGGAGATCTTCAAGCTGGAGCTGCAGAACGTACCCCGCCATGCCAGCTTCAGTGATGTGCGCCGCTTTTTGGGGCGCTTTGGCTTACAACCGCACAAAACCAAACTCTTCGGTCAACCCCCTTGTGCCTTCGTGACATTTCGCAGTGCTGCGGAGCGGGACAAGGCCCTGCGAGTGCTGCACGGCGCTCTCTGGAAAGGCCGCCCACTCAGCGTGCGCTTGGCCCGACCCAAGGCTGACCCCATGGCCAAGAAGAGGCGGCAGGAGGGTGAGGGTGAGCCACCCACAGCGCAAATTGCGGATGTGGTGACCCCTCTTTGGACAGTGCCCTATGCTGAGCAGCTGGAGCGGAAGCGACTGGAATGTGAGCAGGTGCTCCAGAGACTGGCCAA GGAAATTGGGAACACCAATCGCGCCCTGCTGCCCTGGCTGCTCACGCAGAGGCACAAGCACAACAAAGCCTGCTGTCTACTGGAAGGGGTCAGGCCATCACCCCAGCAG ACTGAATATCGTAATAAATGTGAGTTTCTGGTTGGAGTCGGGGTAGATGGAGAAGACAATACAGTTGGCTGTCGACTTGGCAAGTACAAGGGTGGGACATGTGCTGTGGCATCTCCCTTTGACACTGTGCACATTCCTAAGGCAACCAAGCAGGTGGTAAAAGCCTTCCAGGAGTTCATCCG GTCCACCCCATACTCGGCATATGACCCTGAGACATACGCAGGCCACTGGAAGCAGCTGACTGTGCGCACCAGCCGCCGTGGCCAGGCCATGGCCATTGCCTACTTCCACCCCCAG AAACTGAGTCCTGAGGAGCTGACAAGCCTGAAAGCCTCTCTGGTGCACTACTTCATGCAGGGGCCTGGCAGAACCAGTGGGGTGACCTGCCTTTACTTCGTGGAGGAAGGACAGCG AAAGACTCCCAGCCAGGAGGGCCTGCCACTGGAGCATGTAGCCGGAGACCAGTGCATCGAAGAGGACCTACTTGGCTTAACCTTCAGGATCTCCCCTCATGCCTTCTTCCAG GTAAACACACCTGCTGCAGAGGTACTGTACACTGTCATCCAAGACTGGGTCCAGCTGGACAGGGAAAGTACAGTGCTGGATGTATGTTGTGGTACCGGCACCATTGGCTTATCCCTGGCCCAG AAGGTGAAAAGAGTCATCGGGATTGAACTGTGCCAAGAGGCTGTGGAGGATGCCCGGGCGAATGCCCAGACCAATG AGCTGAACAACGTTGAGTTCCACTGTGGAAAGGCTGAGGACCTGGTGCCCACCCTGGTGAACAGATTGGGTTCCCAACAACTTGTGGCTATCCTGGATCCGCCCCGAGCTGGCCTAC ATTCCAAAGTGATTCTGGCCATCCGTAGAGCTGAGAACCTCAAGAGGCTCCTGTATGTTTCATGCAACCCTCGGGCAGCCATGGGCAATTTTGTGGA CCTCTGTAGGGCCCCATCTAATCGGGTTAAGGGCACCCCCTTCCGACCAGTCAAGGCTGTGGCCGTGGACCTGTTCCCACAAACTCCACACTGTGAGATGCTCATCCAGTTTGAGAGAATGGAGTACCCTAATGGCACAGAGGTCCTAGGACATGAAGACCCTCCAGCTGAGCCTCCTCCAGAACCTCATCTTGACACTGCACAAGAAACTGCAGCGTTCTAG
- the Trmt2a gene encoding tRNA (uracil-5-)-methyltransferase homolog A isoform X1: MADGQTMSEKPNDEGPEPMEDCGPDSGSAVDSPTAPAPQDLGAEPGAATGPESQPGLYSYIRGDLFTSEIFKLELQNVPRHASFSDVRRFLGRFGLQPHKTKLFGQPPCAFVTFRSAAERDKALRVLHGALWKGRPLSVRLARPKADPMAKKRRQEGEGEPPTAQIADVVTPLWTVPYAEQLERKRLECEQVLQRLAKEIGNTNRALLPWLLTQRHKHNKACCLLEGVRPSPQQTEYRNKCEFLVGVGVDGEDNTVGCRLGKYKGGTCAVASPFDTVHIPKATKQVVKAFQEFIRSTPYSAYDPETYAGHWKQLTVRTSRRGQAMAIAYFHPQKLSPEELTSLKASLVHYFMQGPGRTSGVTCLYFVEEGQRKTPSQEGLPLEHVAGDQCIEEDLLGLTFRISPHAFFQVNTPAAEVLYTVIQDWVQLDRESTVLDVCCGTGTIGLSLAQKVKRVIGIELCQEAVEDARANAQTNELNNVEFHCGKAEDLVPTLVNRLGSQQLVAILDPPRAGLHSKVILAIRRAENLKRLLYVSCNPRAAMGNFVDLCRAPSNRVKGTPFRPVKAVAVDLFPQTPHCEMLIQFERMEYPNGTEVLGHEDPPAEPPPEPHLDTAQETAAF; this comes from the exons ATGGCTGACGGCCAGACAATGAGCGAGAAGCCGAACGACGAA GGCCCAGAACCTATGGAGGACTGTGGTCCGGACAGTGGCAGTGCCGTGGACAGCCCTACAGCCCCCGCACCCCAAGACTTGGGAGCAGAGCCTGGGGCGGCTACTGGACCCGAGTCCCAGCCCGGACTCTACAGCTACATCAGGGGTGACCTATTCACCTCGGAGATCTTCAAGCTGGAGCTGCAGAACGTACCCCGCCATGCCAGCTTCAGTGATGTGCGCCGCTTTTTGGGGCGCTTTGGCTTACAACCGCACAAAACCAAACTCTTCGGTCAACCCCCTTGTGCCTTCGTGACATTTCGCAGTGCTGCGGAGCGGGACAAGGCCCTGCGAGTGCTGCACGGCGCTCTCTGGAAAGGCCGCCCACTCAGCGTGCGCTTGGCCCGACCCAAGGCTGACCCCATGGCCAAGAAGAGGCGGCAGGAGGGTGAGGGTGAGCCACCCACAGCGCAAATTGCGGATGTGGTGACCCCTCTTTGGACAGTGCCCTATGCTGAGCAGCTGGAGCGGAAGCGACTGGAATGTGAGCAGGTGCTCCAGAGACTGGCCAA GGAAATTGGGAACACCAATCGCGCCCTGCTGCCCTGGCTGCTCACGCAGAGGCACAAGCACAACAAAGCCTGCTGTCTACTGGAAGGGGTCAGGCCATCACCCCAGCAG ACTGAATATCGTAATAAATGTGAGTTTCTGGTTGGAGTCGGGGTAGATGGAGAAGACAATACAGTTGGCTGTCGACTTGGCAAGTACAAGGGTGGGACATGTGCTGTGGCATCTCCCTTTGACACTGTGCACATTCCTAAGGCAACCAAGCAGGTGGTAAAAGCCTTCCAGGAGTTCATCCG GTCCACCCCATACTCGGCATATGACCCTGAGACATACGCAGGCCACTGGAAGCAGCTGACTGTGCGCACCAGCCGCCGTGGCCAGGCCATGGCCATTGCCTACTTCCACCCCCAG AAACTGAGTCCTGAGGAGCTGACAAGCCTGAAAGCCTCTCTGGTGCACTACTTCATGCAGGGGCCTGGCAGAACCAGTGGGGTGACCTGCCTTTACTTCGTGGAGGAAGGACAGCG AAAGACTCCCAGCCAGGAGGGCCTGCCACTGGAGCATGTAGCCGGAGACCAGTGCATCGAAGAGGACCTACTTGGCTTAACCTTCAGGATCTCCCCTCATGCCTTCTTCCAG GTAAACACACCTGCTGCAGAGGTACTGTACACTGTCATCCAAGACTGGGTCCAGCTGGACAGGGAAAGTACAGTGCTGGATGTATGTTGTGGTACCGGCACCATTGGCTTATCCCTGGCCCAG AAGGTGAAAAGAGTCATCGGGATTGAACTGTGCCAAGAGGCTGTGGAGGATGCCCGGGCGAATGCCCAGACCAATG AGCTGAACAACGTTGAGTTCCACTGTGGAAAGGCTGAGGACCTGGTGCCCACCCTGGTGAACAGATTGGGTTCCCAACAACTTGTGGCTATCCTGGATCCGCCCCGAGCTGGCCTAC ATTCCAAAGTGATTCTGGCCATCCGTAGAGCTGAGAACCTCAAGAGGCTCCTGTATGTTTCATGCAACCCTCGGGCAGCCATGGGCAATTTTGTGGA CCTCTGTAGGGCCCCATCTAATCGGGTTAAGGGCACCCCCTTCCGACCAGTCAAGGCTGTGGCCGTGGACCTGTTCCCACAAACTCCACACTGTGAGATGCTCATCCAGTTTGAGAGAATGGAGTACCCTAATGGCACAGAGGTCCTAGGACATGAAGACCCTCCAGCTGAGCCTCCTCCAGAACCTCATCTTGACACTGCACAAGAAACTGCAGCGTTCTAG